GCGGAAAACCCGAGCGACGTCACCAGCTTCCACCTGCTCCGCGGCAAGCTCGGCGAGGTGCTCTACGGCCTGACCGAGCGCGAGCGCAGGATCCTGGAACTCCGCTACGGGTTAAATGACGGGTTCCCGCGCACCCTGGAGGAAGTGGGACGGCAGTACGATGTCACCCGCGAGCGCATCCGTCAGATCGAGGCCAAGGCGTTGCGCAAACTACGCCACCCGAGCCGCAAGCGCAAGCTCGACGGATTTCTGGAATCCACCGCCGGGCGAAATCCCGGTTGACGCCATGGCCCAAATTGTTGTGCTGGACGGATTCACGTTGAATCCCGGCGACCTGGATTGGACGGAGCTTGCTTCCCTGGGACCTTGCGATATTCATGATCGCACCTCGCCGGCTGAACTCCTGCGCCGCGCGGCTGGCGCCGAAATCCTGCTGACCAACAAGACCGTGCTGACCGGCGAGGACATCCGGCGCTTGCCTCGCCTCAAGTACATCGGCGTGCTGGCCACCGGCACCAATGTCGTGGACCTCGTTGCCGCCCGGGCGCGCGGCATACCGGTAACCAATGTGCCCACGTACGGCACCAGGTCCGTCGCGCAGATGACTTTTGCGCTGTTGCTGGAGCTCGCCCACCACGCCGGGCACCACGCGCAAACGGTCCGGGAGGGCCGCTGGACCCGCAGCGCCGACTTCTGCTACTGGGATTTTCCGCTCGTCGAGCTGGAGGGGCTTACACTTGGCATCGTTGGTTTCGGCCGCATTGGCCGGGCGGTGGCGGACCTGGCTTCGGCCTTTGGGCTGAAGGTGCTGGCCGCAGACCCCGCCGCGGTTTCCACTCCGCCCTTCGTTCGCCTGGTTCACCTGGATGCTCTCTTTCGCGAGAGCGACATCGTCAGCCTGCATTGCCCTCTGACACCGGAAACCGCCCGGATCGTCAATGCCCACAGCCTGGCTCTGCTGAAGCCTGGCGCGTTCCTGATTAATACCAGCCGCGGTCCCCTCGTGGACGAGTTGGCGCTGGCTGATGCCCTCAACTCCGGCCGCCTCGCCGGCGCCGCCCTGGACGTGCTTTCCACCGAACCTCCGGCGGCGGACAATCCGCTGCTCACCGCGCGCAATTGCCTCATCACCCCGCACCTGGCCTGGGCCACGCGCGCCGCCCGCTCGCGGCTGATGCAGATCGCCGTCGAAAACGTCCGCGCCTTTCTGCAGGGCAAACCGCAGAACCTGGTGAATTGATGCTCCCCGGCGCGGGGCGAGCGGCCCGCGGCGGAATCCGGCTCCGGACTTGGTATTTCAGGGAAGTTGGTGCATGTTGTGGGCTCATGCAGTTCATTCGCGATATCTACGCCGCCGGGCGCGCCGCCGGGCGGCCGGTGATTTCTTTCGAGTTCTTCCCCCCCAAGACGGACGAAGGCGACTGCAACCTGCTTGAAAAGACCATCCCGGCTTTGCTGCAGACCCGGCCGGACTACTGCTCAGTCACCTACGGCGCCGGCGGCAGCACGCGCGAGAAGACCCTCATGATCGTGGACCGCATTCAAGGACAGCACGAGCTGACCGCCGTGGCCCATTTGACCTGCGTATCCGCCACTAAAGAGCAGCTTCAGGATTTGCTGGCCCAAATCCGTGCCTTGGGGGTCAGGAATCTCCTGGCGCTGCGCGGCGATCCGCCGGGCGGCGGCGAATTCCAGCCTGTCTCCGGCGGCTTCCAATTCGCCAGCCAGTTAGTTCGCTTCATTCGTGAACAAGGCGATTTCAGCATCGGTGTCGCGGGCTTTCCCGAGGGCCATCTTGCCTGCCGGGAGGGGAAACTTGCCGATTGGCAGCACCTTAAGAACAAGGTCGAGGCCGGCGCGGACTTCGTGCTCACCCAACTGTTCTTCGACAACGCCGACTTCCTCCAGTTCCGCGATCACCTGACCCGCCGGCTCGGCGTCAACGTGCCGATTGTGCCGGGCATCGTCTCCATCCTGAGCGCCGCGCAGATAAAGCGTTTCACGGCCATGTGTGGCGCGCGCATTCCCGCCCCCCTCGCCGCCGAACTCGAGGCGCTGGGCGATGACGATTCCGCGGTGGCCCAATACGGCATCGAGTATGCCACCCGGCAATGCCAGGAGCTGCTCCGCGAGGGCGTGCCCGGGATTCACTTCTACACGCTCAACAAATCGGCCGCCACGGTCCGCATCCTGAAGAATCTCGGGCTGGCGCCGCAACCGGTTGCGCCCGTCGCCTCGCGGTGACCGGTTTCACCCGCGCCAATTTCGCGCGGGAAGCGATTCGCGTTTCTACTTTGGCGTTGCATAACGCCACGATTGTTCTTAAAGTGGGGAAAAGGCCGCAGCGCGAAAGGACATTATGTATTTCGGCGTAGACTATCATCCCGAACAGTGGGTTTACCCCTATGGCGGAACCAGCGAGAATCCCGAGGCCGCTTGGGAACGCGACGTCGAGCTGATGCAGACTGCGGGGATCAATGTCGTGCGCATCGGCGAGTTCACCTGGGGCCTTTGCCAGCCGGAAGAGAACAAATTCGACTTCGCATGGCTCCAGCGGGTGATGGACCTGCTCGGCAAGGCGGGAATCAAAGTCGTGCTGGCGACCCCCACCGCCGCCCCGCCCATCTGGCTGGCCCGGAAGCATCCGGAGATTCTGCCCGTGGATGAGCGCGGGCTGATCAAGCGGGAAGGCACGCGCCGGGCCGTTTGCCTGAACAGCGATGTGTTCTGGGACTGCTCCAAACGCATCGTCGAGAACATGGCCAAGGCGCTTGGCCAGCATCCCCAGCTCATCGCCTGGCAGATTGACAACGGCCTGGGGGGCAATTTCACCGAGGCCTCCTTCAATGAGGACGCTCGCCGGGACTGGCACCTGTGGCTGGAGGCCAAATACGAGACTATCGAGCGGCTCAACCAGCGCCTGGGCCTGCGGCACTGGGGGCAGGTCGTCAGGAATTGGCGGGAGGTGCCCATGCCGATGGCCGCGCCGGCGGTCCATAACCCGGCGCTGGTGTTGGACTGGTGCCGGTTCTGCAGCGACACCATTGTGCAGTTCGTCAGGATGCAGGCCGACCTGCTCCACCAACTGACGCCAAACCGCCCCGTCACGACCAACTTGCGCCCGCTGCTCCACCGATTCGACCACTTCGACTTGGCCGAGGTCATTGATTTTGTCTCCATTGAGGGCCGGGCCGCCCTCCGGCCCAAATCAGCGGAGCTGGCCTGCGAGATTGACATGCTGCGCTCGCTCAAGAAGTCCGGCATCCGGACGCCCGAAGGAAGCACAGGCTTCTGGGTGATGGAGCAAAAGGCGGGCAACGTCACCTGGCAGGAGGTGAATTCGCTTGTGCGCCCCGGGGTGCTGCGGATGTTCACCTACCAGTTGGTCTCCCGGGGAGCCACGGCCATTGTCTTCTTCCGCTGGCGCCAGCCGCGGTTCGGCAGTGAGAAATTCCACGGTGCGGTCCTGCCGCACAGCGCCCGGCCCACCTCCCGGATATTCAAGGAAGTGGCGCAACTGGGCGACGAGATGAAGCTGCTTGCCCCGGCCCTCAAAGGGACGCGCGTGCAGGCCGAGGTTTGCATCCTCTACAGCCATGACAATGACTGGGCGTTGCAGCAGCCAATGCAGCCGAATAAGTTCTTCAGTCTGCGCGAGCACATCCAGCTCTTCTACAATGCGCTGCACGACCGGAATATCCCCGTGGATTTCGCCCGGCCGACGGAGGACCTCTCGCGCTACAAGCTGGTCTTTGCGCCGTCCCTGTACCTGCTCTCCGGCGGAGAGGCCGACCGGCTGAAGCTCTACGTTCAGAACGGCGGCACGCTGGTCGCCACGTTCAACACCGGCCTGGTGGACGAACACAACATCGCCCCGGACACCGGCTATCCGCACGACCTGACGGACTTGTTCGGCCTCGAAGTGCTGGAATTCGACCAGTTGCCGCCCGGCGAGGAAAACCACCTCACCTTCAAGGGCAACTTTCCCGCCAGCCACATGCACCCGGCCAGGTTGTGGTGCGACGTCATCGAGCCCAAGGACTGCCAGGTGCTCGCCACTTTCGCGAAGGATTTCTACGCCAACCGCCCGGCGATGACTCTGCACACCTTCGGCGATGGCAAGGCCATCTACATCGGCACGCAGAGCCACCAGCATTTCTACAACGACCTGGTGCTCTGGCTGCGCCAAATGTGCAACCTCCACCCACTGCTCAAAGTCCCCGACAACGTCGAGGTGAGCCTGCGCGAGAATGAGGATGCGAAGGTCTTCTTCCTGCTAAATCACCAGTCCGCGCCGCTGCGCGTGCAGTTCCACAAGCCGATGCACGATTGCCTCACCGGCAACACATTCTCCGGCAACTACGATCTGCCGCCGCACGGCGTGCTGGTGCTGGATGAGCATCGGGAAGGCGAACCCCCGGAGACTAAAGCCTGACCCGATGCCGCCCCCTCCGCCTCGCCACATCCCGCCGCTGGGCCCGGGAAAAGTGACGCCCCGCCAGCGTGTCGTCGCCCAGTGGCGCGGCCTGGACCTCGCGCCGCTCGAACGGGCGAAAGCCCTGCGCGCCCAGCCGGCGAGCGCCATCATGCCGCGGGTTCTTTCCGGGATGCGCATGGACCACCGCCGGGCCGAAGCCGAGATTGTCAAGGTCTGGAATGGGCTTTTGGATCCCACCATCGTCGCTCACGCCCAGCCGGCCGGCCTGCACAAAGGCACCTTGTTCGTCGCGGTGGACAGCAGTGTCTGGCTGAGCGAGATCGTCCGGTATCGCCGCAAAGAGATCCTGGAGCGCCTGCAGCACAGCTTCGGGCGGGACTTCATCCGAAAGATATCCTTCAGGCTGGGCTGAAGGTTTGCCGCGGCAAAGCTGCCGCGCGCTGTCCAAATTCTGGACAGTAATACTGTTTGCCTGCTTTCTCCAGTTTCCGCTGTTCCCGTCCCCTTTGGCTTGGGTTTACGGCGGCGGCACGGTGGTGCCCCGGTGTGTATCCCATGGGGAGCGCTCCCCATGGGATACACACCGGGGCCGGACCGCACTAACATGCCATCGTCCAGCCAGCCGCCGGCCGGTGCCAGCGTGCGGGTGCCGCCCGCCCGGCGGGGGTGCTCGAGGCAGGAAGAGGGGTGCGAGGGGACGAATTGCTATCGGTGTCCACCGGAAACCAGCGAAGTACCAGGGGTTTTGTGTTCCCTCGCTCCGGTCTCGCAAGGCTGGGAGATTCGCGCTACGGTCTGGCGCATGAGTTCCCGATGTGTGGCGGTGGCGGGCGGCGGGGCGGCCGGCTTCTTTGCCGCGATCACTTGCGCGGAAGCCACGCCCGGCCTCGAGGTGGTCTTGCTCGAACGGGGGCCCCGGTTTCTTTCCAAGGTCCGCATTTCGGGCGGCGGGCGGTGCAACGTCACCCACGCCTGCTTCGACCCACGTGAGTTTGCCGCCCATTATCCACGCGGCGGGCAGGCGCTGATCGCCCCGTTCAAGACTTTTCAAGCGAGCGATACCGTAGGGTGGTTTGAGGCCCGAGGCGTACAGCTCAAGACGGAGCAGGATGGTCGTATGTTCCCGGCGACCGACACGTCGCAGACGATACTCGACTGCCTGGTGGGCGCGGCCAGGGCAACCGGCGTGAAGCTGATCGCGAACTGCGGTGTCGAGCGCGTGGCAAGAGGCTCGGAAGGCGGGTTCGAGTTGCAATTGTCCGACGGCAGCACGCTGAACTGTGCTCGTTTGCTGCTGGCGACGGGCGGATGCCGCGTCCCGGCGCTGGGACAGTTGGCGGTGTCACTCGGCCACACCTTGGAGCCCCCCGTGCCGTCGTTGTTCACTTTCCACCTCGAAACACCGTGGATACGGGAGTTGGCCGGGGTATCAGTCGAGGCGGTGGAAGCATCGGTGCCGGGGACGGGATTGCGCGCGCGCGGGGCATTGCTGCTGACGCACTGGGGAGTTAGCGGACCCGCAATTCTCCGTCTGTCGGCGTGGGGGGCGCGAGAGCTGCATGATTGCGGCTATCGGTTCCCGCTTCGAGTGAATTGGCTGCCCCACCTCCCCGCGGAAGCCCTCGCCGGCGGGCTCCAGTCGCGCCGGAATGCCCAACCCGCGCGGCTGGTGGTGAACGCGCCGATAGCACCACTGTCTGCCCGCCTCTGGGAGCGGCTTGTTCGCGCGGCGGGAATTCCGGGCGACACGCGCTGGGCCGATCTCTCCCGCACCGCGCGGCATGCGCTGGTCCAACAACTCCAGCGCACCGAGTTGGCAGTGGCCGGCAAGAGCCTTAACCAGGATGAGTTTGTCACTTGCGGCGGGGTGCGCCTCGGCGAGGTGAACTTCAAGACGATGGAAAGCCGCCTCTGTCCGGGACTCCACCTTGCGGGCGAGTTGCTGGACATTGACGGCCTGACTGGCGGCTTTAACTTCCAGGCGGCCTGGACCACGGGCTGGCTTGCCGGTCAGGCCCTGGCATCGCCCTCCTGATGGGCTCGCGCAACCGGCTCGAGGGGCGAGCAAGGTCAGGCTGACAACCACGCGTGGGCGTTCGGCGCCAGCACCAGCGGGACGGCCAGCGCCCCGGCATTCGGCGAGGTCTGGACTTCCGGAAGCCCGTTGGTTTTGGCCATATTGAGGGCGTCAGATGAAACCGATTACACTGCTGATACTCGCCGCACTGCTGCCGGCGCTGCCGGCTGCGCTCCAGGGCGCCGATGCCGCGCGGCCCAACATCCTGTGGCTTTCCTGTGAGGACACCTCGCCCTGGCTCGGTTTCTGCGGCGAGAAGTATGCCAGCACCCCAACCCTGGACCGGCTCGCGCGCGGCGGCGTGCATTACAACAACGCCTTCGCCACCGCTCCCGTTTGCTCCCCGTCGCGCTTTGCGATCATCACCGGCTGTTACGCCACGACCTATGGCACCCAGCGGCTCAGGTCGCGGTTTCCCGTGCCCCACCGGATCGAAGGATTCCCCGCCTTTCTGCGCCACGCCGGCTATTACTGCTCGAACAACACCAAGACCGATTACAACACCCGGGCGCAAGAGCGCATCATCTCCGCCGCGTGGAACGAATGCAGCGGTCGGGCCCACTGGCGCAACCGCAAGCCGGGCCAGCCCTTTTTCGCCGTGTTCAACCTGACGGAGACGCACCAGGGGCAGGTCTTTGAGAGTGCGCCGCCCAAACTCGCGGCGTCCCAGCGGCACGACCCGTCGCGGGCGCCCTTGCCGCCGTACTACCCGGACACACCGACGGCGCGCCGCACCATCGCGCGGGTGCATGATTGTATCAGCGCGATGGACCAACACGCCGGCGAAATCCTGGCCGAACTGGAGCGCGACGGGCTTCGGGACGATACGATCGTCTTTTTCTGGCCCGATCACGGCCAGGGCATCCCGCGTGGCAAACGCACCCTGTGGGACACGGGCCTGAAGATCCCGCTGGTGGTGTATTTCCCGGAGAAGTACCTCCACCTCGCCCCCGCCGCAGCGGGGAGCGTCTGTGACCGGATGGTGAGTTTGGTAGACCTTGGCCCGACCCTGCTCAGCTTGCTCGAACTGCCGATCCCGGCGCACATGCAAGGGCGCGCCTTTCTCGGCAAGGCCTCGGCCGCGCCACGCGAATACGTCTTTGGCGCGCGCGACCGGGTGGACGAGGCGCTGGAACTCTGCCGGTCAATTCGCGACCCGCGCTACCTCTACCTGCGCAGTTACATGCCCCACCTGTCGTGGAACCAGCCCGAGGCTTACTCCGACCAGCTCGCACTGCGCCGCGAGATCACCCGCCTGGCGGCGGAGGGCAAACTCAACGCGCCGCAGCTCACTTACGCCGGACCGTGCAAGCCGGTCGAAGCGCTCTACGACAGCGAGAAGGACCCCTGGCAGATACGCAACCTCGCCGACGATCCGGCTTCGCGGCCCGTGCTGGAACGGATGCGCAAGGCGTTGCGCGACTGGCAGATTGAGACGCGCGATTTGGGTTTCATCCATGAATGGCAGGCGGAGATGATGTGCGCCGCCGGGCTGCCCATGAGCAAAGCCGCGCATTCGGACAAAGATTACCCTTTGGAGCGAGTGCTGGACACGGCGGATCGTGTTGGCCGTCCGGGGCAGGCCTCGGAGTTCATCCGCCGGTTGTCCGATGCTGATCCCACCGTGCGTTACTGGGCTGCTAACGGATTGCGCTCGGCGGGCCGGGAAGCGGCCGCGGGCAAGGATGCCTTGCGCAAGGCTCTGGCGGACGAGTCCGTGCCGGTCCGCGTGGAAGCGGCCGGTGTCTTGGTGGCGCAGTTCTCGGACGGTGAGGCGCTCCAGGTGCTGACGAAACTGCTTCAGGACCCCAGCTACATCGCGGCGACGCATGCCGCGCGCACCCTGGAGCTCCTCGGCGAGAAAGCGCGGCCAGCCGTGCCGGCCATGCTAGAAGCGTTGGCCGCCAATCCACAGGCTTATGTTCGCAACAGCCTGAGCGAAGGGTTGCGCGCTCTCGGCCTGGAGGTGGACTCCGGGAATCGGCCCGGCAAGAAGAAAGGGCGCTAGTCGAAGGGACCGGCAACCAGAGGGTGCCTAAAGAAATGTTTGCG
The window above is part of the Candidatus Paceibacterota bacterium genome. Proteins encoded here:
- a CDS encoding D-2-hydroxyacid dehydrogenase, which gives rise to MAQIVVLDGFTLNPGDLDWTELASLGPCDIHDRTSPAELLRRAAGAEILLTNKTVLTGEDIRRLPRLKYIGVLATGTNVVDLVAARARGIPVTNVPTYGTRSVAQMTFALLLELAHHAGHHAQTVREGRWTRSADFCYWDFPLVELEGLTLGIVGFGRIGRAVADLASAFGLKVLAADPAAVSTPPFVRLVHLDALFRESDIVSLHCPLTPETARIVNAHSLALLKPGAFLINTSRGPLVDELALADALNSGRLAGAALDVLSTEPPAADNPLLTARNCLITPHLAWATRAARSRLMQIAVENVRAFLQGKPQNLVN
- the metF gene encoding methylenetetrahydrofolate reductase [NAD(P)H], whose product is MQFIRDIYAAGRAAGRPVISFEFFPPKTDEGDCNLLEKTIPALLQTRPDYCSVTYGAGGSTREKTLMIVDRIQGQHELTAVAHLTCVSATKEQLQDLLAQIRALGVRNLLALRGDPPGGGEFQPVSGGFQFASQLVRFIREQGDFSIGVAGFPEGHLACREGKLADWQHLKNKVEAGADFVLTQLFFDNADFLQFRDHLTRRLGVNVPIVPGIVSILSAAQIKRFTAMCGARIPAPLAAELEALGDDDSAVAQYGIEYATRQCQELLREGVPGIHFYTLNKSAATVRILKNLGLAPQPVAPVASR
- a CDS encoding beta-galactosidase, with protein sequence MYFGVDYHPEQWVYPYGGTSENPEAAWERDVELMQTAGINVVRIGEFTWGLCQPEENKFDFAWLQRVMDLLGKAGIKVVLATPTAAPPIWLARKHPEILPVDERGLIKREGTRRAVCLNSDVFWDCSKRIVENMAKALGQHPQLIAWQIDNGLGGNFTEASFNEDARRDWHLWLEAKYETIERLNQRLGLRHWGQVVRNWREVPMPMAAPAVHNPALVLDWCRFCSDTIVQFVRMQADLLHQLTPNRPVTTNLRPLLHRFDHFDLAEVIDFVSIEGRAALRPKSAELACEIDMLRSLKKSGIRTPEGSTGFWVMEQKAGNVTWQEVNSLVRPGVLRMFTYQLVSRGATAIVFFRWRQPRFGSEKFHGAVLPHSARPTSRIFKEVAQLGDEMKLLAPALKGTRVQAEVCILYSHDNDWALQQPMQPNKFFSLREHIQLFYNALHDRNIPVDFARPTEDLSRYKLVFAPSLYLLSGGEADRLKLYVQNGGTLVATFNTGLVDEHNIAPDTGYPHDLTDLFGLEVLEFDQLPPGEENHLTFKGNFPASHMHPARLWCDVIEPKDCQVLATFAKDFYANRPAMTLHTFGDGKAIYIGTQSHQHFYNDLVLWLRQMCNLHPLLKVPDNVEVSLRENEDAKVFFLLNHQSAPLRVQFHKPMHDCLTGNTFSGNYDLPPHGVLVLDEHREGEPPETKA
- a CDS encoding DUF721 domain-containing protein, giving the protein MPPPPPRHIPPLGPGKVTPRQRVVAQWRGLDLAPLERAKALRAQPASAIMPRVLSGMRMDHRRAEAEIVKVWNGLLDPTIVAHAQPAGLHKGTLFVAVDSSVWLSEIVRYRRKEILERLQHSFGRDFIRKISFRLG
- a CDS encoding NAD(P)/FAD-dependent oxidoreductase — its product is MSSRCVAVAGGGAAGFFAAITCAEATPGLEVVLLERGPRFLSKVRISGGGRCNVTHACFDPREFAAHYPRGGQALIAPFKTFQASDTVGWFEARGVQLKTEQDGRMFPATDTSQTILDCLVGAARATGVKLIANCGVERVARGSEGGFELQLSDGSTLNCARLLLATGGCRVPALGQLAVSLGHTLEPPVPSLFTFHLETPWIRELAGVSVEAVEASVPGTGLRARGALLLTHWGVSGPAILRLSAWGARELHDCGYRFPLRVNWLPHLPAEALAGGLQSRRNAQPARLVVNAPIAPLSARLWERLVRAAGIPGDTRWADLSRTARHALVQQLQRTELAVAGKSLNQDEFVTCGGVRLGEVNFKTMESRLCPGLHLAGELLDIDGLTGGFNFQAAWTTGWLAGQALASPS
- a CDS encoding sulfatase-like hydrolase/transferase translates to MKPITLLILAALLPALPAALQGADAARPNILWLSCEDTSPWLGFCGEKYASTPTLDRLARGGVHYNNAFATAPVCSPSRFAIITGCYATTYGTQRLRSRFPVPHRIEGFPAFLRHAGYYCSNNTKTDYNTRAQERIISAAWNECSGRAHWRNRKPGQPFFAVFNLTETHQGQVFESAPPKLAASQRHDPSRAPLPPYYPDTPTARRTIARVHDCISAMDQHAGEILAELERDGLRDDTIVFFWPDHGQGIPRGKRTLWDTGLKIPLVVYFPEKYLHLAPAAAGSVCDRMVSLVDLGPTLLSLLELPIPAHMQGRAFLGKASAAPREYVFGARDRVDEALELCRSIRDPRYLYLRSYMPHLSWNQPEAYSDQLALRREITRLAAEGKLNAPQLTYAGPCKPVEALYDSEKDPWQIRNLADDPASRPVLERMRKALRDWQIETRDLGFIHEWQAEMMCAAGLPMSKAAHSDKDYPLERVLDTADRVGRPGQASEFIRRLSDADPTVRYWAANGLRSAGREAAAGKDALRKALADESVPVRVEAAGVLVAQFSDGEALQVLTKLLQDPSYIAATHAARTLELLGEKARPAVPAMLEALAANPQAYVRNSLSEGLRALGLEVDSGNRPGKKKGR